Part of the Musa acuminata AAA Group cultivar baxijiao chromosome BXJ3-10, Cavendish_Baxijiao_AAA, whole genome shotgun sequence genome, CATCTTAGAAAGTAGAACCGGCATTTCGGCAGTGTACCACCGCTCACCCCTTGCTTTAAGCTCACCGGGTCGCATCCCACCCGGATCGGCACCTTCCCCGTGTTCTTACCGCCTACTCTGACTCCCAACCTCGTCCTCACTTCCACCAAGAATCGTACCTCCTTGCTCCGAAACCCCGCCCGGATCCTCGCCCCGGCCACCTCGTCCACCGCCACCCCCTTCACCGCCGACGCGAACCGCACCAGCGTCCGgttcctcctcccctgctcaaacCCAGCGATCCCCGCCGTTCCCACCGCAACGTCGCCGTCGTCGTCCGCCACCGCGATCCGCGCCTCCCCATCCCCGTACTCGAGGACGAGCCTTCCATTGGGGTTCGTGGCGAGGATCCCGAAGTGGGTGGCCACGTCGAGGAAGGTGCCGTCGGGCCTTGCGGCAACGCGGAGCTGGGTGGCATTGAGGTACGCGAGGCGGAAGGAGGGGAGGTGCGGCTGGAACCAGAGGTAGGCGAGCGCTGTGGCGACCGCGAAGAGGGCGGCCGCGACGAGGGCCACCGCGGAGGCCCAGCAGCAAATGCGGCAGCAGCAGGAGCGCCGGGGGCGGCGGTGGCGAGGCAGCGGCTTTCCGGGGCGGCGGAAAGACGGTGGCAGCGGCTGCCGCCGCGGTGGCGGCCTCGGTACGCCCGGCGCCGCCGCCGCTGGGTCGCGGTATCCCGGGGGTCTCTGCAACGCCGGCTTCGAGGTCGGCTTCTCTTCCGCCATTTAATTTTACTTATTATTCTCTTCCTCTTcgattttttcaagaaaaaacCAACATAtattcaacaaaaataaaaaaaaaattatggaatTCATTCAAAAGGTATAATTGGAGGGGGAATAATAATTCAGCAAACAAATAATGCGAAAAAATAGATTGAGAAGGGAGAATTTTTCGGacgatgagattcaacaaataaacgATCCAACGGCGGAGATTCAACGAAGTAGAACTTTGAGATTTGGGACAGAGCCGAAACAGAATTAACACACACGTAAACGACGTGGGAATTGagacagcggcggcggcggcggaggaagaaGAGCGCGCACGGTGTCTCTCAGGTCATACGAATGCCGGGAGACCGTCCTCTTGAGGAGGAATTAACACACTCGCCCAGTCGCGACGATCGGACGGACGGGACCGGAAGCAGTCCCTCTCCGCCGAGGATGCTACGCCTGCAGTATTGAGTGAGGCGAGAGGAGAGAATCGTGGGAAAGAGAAGGGGGAGGCGGGGGGGGCGACTTAAACGCACGTGCCGCGCCGTGAAGGAGGTGACGTGGTCGTCCAGGATTGGGTTATGGGTCATGGGATGGGCCCACGTATCTTGTCGGTGATGGATAGCCCAATTCCCGCCTAATTGCATGCTGTCGGCTGTTAATTGATACCGGTCTTCAGCGTTGCGGGGTCCATCAATCGATCGATTTGATCTTACGTAATAGACCATATTACTTAGACAGCTATCACAAAAACAATTCTCACATGAAACCACTGGTTGCAGCTCTTTATGTCAAGCTAGTGCTTGTAgtatgtgtgtacatatatatacatacacatatataataaCACATTCATTGGCGGAGTGGAGGCTCCATGTTCTCCCACATGATCACGTCGCCCTCCTCGCTTGTCCTCTTCCTGCAACCCAGCAGCGGCGCCGAGAAGGATCAACAAGCTACAAGAACATTAGGAGGACCACCGCTGCATGTCCGAGTGGTGTTACATGGAAAGCATTGTATACTGTGGTCTCACGTCCAATCCCAGCGCGAGAGGAGGATGGGATCTCGCTGTTACGGCAGATGGCAGGTCCGTTCCCTGGAGACGACGGACCACACCAACAACGCAGACACTGTCAGAGGAGGTTGGCCTCACAGATAAGTCTGTGATGTTGAGGTGGTGGAATGTTGCGACATTTCGTCGAACAGTAGCCTCGGGTCATCGCCATGACGGTCGTTGTGTTCTCTTTCCTTATTGCTGTTGAGGTAAAAATAACGTAGCTGATCAGCGTCACACGCTTGACATGTCAGCTCCGGTGAGATCCACGTGGTCGATAGATCGGAGTCAGCTGGTCGACATGCCAAATCCACTTGTATGACAGATCAGCTTCAAGAACCGTATGTCTAACACGTTAGAGTCACCTGGCCAACACGTTAGAACTCCATGTGGAAGACACGTGAGCTCCATGTGATTGACACATTGGAGCCACTTGGTTAATTTGCCAACTCCACATGGAGGACACATAAGCTCCACGTGGTAGATCAATTTTCGTAAGTGGACTTTTATTCTATTGGTTAAAATATTTTAACgaaatttaattagttatatatcttattcaattataaaaaatcataaaaactaACACACAACACAGTACCTAATCGACATGACGGAGAGTTTATTCAATCATTTATCATCACCGTAACGTCATATAGACTCCATACAACATAAAACCAATTTATTGTGCTCGATGAATGTCATGTGGAGAATGATTATGCAATCCCGGGTCAAACACAAGCTAATAACAATTACGATTAAACTCTATGCCTCCATTACCGCATGAATTGTATGACGAGCGCCCATTATAAAAGAGGTGCATAAATATATCTCGACACACTAAATATCATAAGTTTGACCCATTCAACTTACCCAACATGTCGATCGAGTTAAGCTTGGAGGAATATTGTTCCTTGTTTTTTTCTAATCGACGAAGTTTTGTTTATGTTCCAAAGAAATTAAAAGCACGACCTTAAGAAAGAGAATATTAGGAAGGACAAAGGAGCCGTGTTTCATGGAACTTTAGATTTATAGGTGTGCAGCACGGGGTACGGAAGAAACCAATAGTTCGGCATTCATTACCAACGCAATGACTACTAGAAGACGGACACAAATAACTTAATCGAATGGCTCAGTGTTGAGTTTTTCCAAATTTTCTATATGGTTCAGTGTTGAATCaatttaaaaattatcatgtattttTCTATTCACTGTTAGGTTGGCacgagaaaaataaataaaaaagttgGGCTTTCACTACCGACATTATTGATGTTAGTTGATAAGAGCTCATAATCAAGGTGTACGGTTTGGGAGCGAATTTGTTCGATTCGGTGCAGGAGGCTTTGAGCTCTCATTCTAATGTCAATCTAAATCATTTGATCGGTCGATCATTGGTACAGCTCATAGGCTCGTGAGGAATTATCCTTTTAGACGATGAATGTACCCGTATGATTTTATCATTTGAGAATATGTAAacttaaaaaatgattttgaggGTAAGAAAAATTTGATAGagttatgataatgatgatgatgacgacgataacaataataataattctgaTTGAGGATTGGTCTGATCAATTGTTTACGGAGCCAAATCGTTAAGCCTATGAAACTATCGAGTCGAACCCGAACTTAAGTTAAACCAATTATTGATCACAAAAGATACaccaaaataaatttcatcatctcaCGTGATTATTACTGGTGATGTGACATAAAGATTCGGGATCGATCAGCTGTTAACGGCAGGGATTGCTCGGGTGGTGGTGGATTCCACCCAAAAGGCACGCGTCGGGCGACACGTCTGCATCAACACCGTCATCATTTCTTGCACCCACAAGGCATCATTGGACTCGAGCTACTAAATCAATCGCAGAAGACCGAAACGAAGGGTTGGGATTGCGATCGATGCATCAATCAAGAATTTAGGATAAGTTTGATGCAATATTTATATGTGTATGCACTAAATAAGATATGTATCCATAAAATGTGAAGTTACGGATTCACCCTCTCCAGCATCACCCAAGTGGTAAAACCGTCCCTCAGATGTTTGTAGAAATGCACGCCCACAGAGCACGAAATGAGAGTAGGTACACGCAACAGTGACGCCCGGGGAATGGCGTGGCGTGGCGTGACGAGGATGGCGACGATGAATAATAAAGAATTTGAAAGAGGCAGGAAGTCACAAGAACAAGCAGAAGGACGCCTCTTTCCATCTCTTCTTCGCTCGGGCAATGGAAGGGGAAGCTGCTTCTCGACCTCCGAGGCCGTTCATGGGGGTGAAGGCCCGCCGCGGAGCCTCCTTCCGCCGGGACGTCAAGGGTGATTACCTCGACGTCCCCTCCGACCCCTTCCTCTCCGCCATCTTGTCCAAGCAaggttattctctctctctctctctctctctctctctctctggttgaTCTTCCTCCGGAATCTCGTCTTGTCTTCCGTGCAGAAGGAACAAGCATCTAGTTTCTCTCCCAGGGGATGGGTTTCATTTTTGGTTGGTTGCGTCTCTTAGTCGGGTCTACATGGATTGTGAAGAGAATCGGTAGCACTACAACTAGAATTTCTTGGCTCGGTTTTGGAGCAAGTAATAAGCAATCGATCTGGTTGATTGGAGTTCTTGAAGGAGTGCGGTTCTTGAAGCGTAGTTCTTGGAGCAAGTAGTACGCAAGCAATCAAGCAAGATTTTCTTGGCAAGGTTTACTGGGGAGTAGTTCTTGAAGGAGTGCGGTTCTTGGAGCAAGTAGTACGCAAGCGATCAAGCAATATTTTCTTGGCAAGGTTTACTGGGGAGTAGTTCTTGAAGGAGAAAGAAGGGATAGGTGATTTGAACTAGGAATTTCTTGGGAAATGGcgatggtggcggtggcggtTGATGAATTCTTGGAATGAGATTCGGGCAAGGGTACTTACGATGAAGAACTACAAAGATCGAGGGTGCGATACTTCAAGATATTGAGTTATGGGTTATTTTTCCGACATTTCTTGGTCAGTAAAGGTATTACAAGTACAAATTAGATCAAGATAGTTTTTCCATGTGATTCCGAAAGATCTAATATCCATCGAGGATGTGATAACCATCGACCATTAACTACATCAAGGATATTTGGGGGAGTGAATTTTGTTTCTATATGGGTTCTCCTGTTCTATTGTTCTCTGGGTTTGAGCATTACATCTTCGATATCTGAGATCATTGTTTGATTTTAGTGACatttaatccttatttttattcATATATAGAGAGAAGGTGGGATCTTCCCACCTTTTTCTTCAACAAAAAGAAGTGGTTATATCATTTTCATAACATTTGTCTCATTATAGGATAATAAAATGAGTGCCCGCAAACTTTGCTTTTTTAGTCGAGCATCAAACAGATGCAATAGGAATATGAATATCTTGTTCGATTGTTCATGATCATGCCGACCGGGTTCCTTAATGGAGTGGTCAACAGGTATTGAAAGCAAGATGTTTTTTTAGATAAACTAATTATACTAATTAAAGTTCTTATGACTGTTTCCAACTGGTTTCTATGTGAATAGCTTAACTAAACTAATTATACTAGTTAAAGTTCTAATAACAGTTTCCAACTGGTTCCTACATGAATAGCTTACTCTGTTAGATTTTACACCAAGGCAAGTAGAATGTCGTGTCTCACTCATGTGAAGAACTTCGACTTATGCAGGAGATGAGACACTTCTATTTGCTGACAAGGTCTTGAAGTGTACAGGCACTGGAAAGATGAAGCGGTGTATATTAATGATTACGGGTTCTGCTATCTATCTTGTTGATCCAGATGCTGATGTATTGAAACGACGAATTATGCTTGCATCTATCGATAAGATATGTTTGAGCAAGCTGAGTGATAACTTCTTTGCGGTCATTGTTCCAAGTGAATATGATTGTCTTATGGCCAGCACCAGGAAAACAGAAATTGTTACTGTCCTCGTTGAAGCTTCCAAAATCAGATCAGAATATGAGATTGGAGTGGTTTTCTCCAATAGGTAACTATGATAATAATGATAATTTGCTCACTTTGTCTTTTGAAAATAGAATACTTTGTGTTTCCTGATTTTATTTTGAACTTGCATGTTTCCTCTATTTCAGCAAGTTCTTTTCTGTGTCTATGTGTTTCTCTTGTCTCACTCTTTGCTCACGGAAGGGCACACAGATATTTAATGCATAACTTTCAGTCATTTTGATTCATTAAAACATCGGATACTTTCTAAGTTCATTAAATCCCCAGATGCATTCTGATGATTACCATGTTGGTAATTATAAAGGTCAACTTTATCTCTTATTATTTGTGATCTTGTGCCTTTTGTACCAGTTTATCAGCATGACTTACAACAGCATGCCATTTTTTTATGGATGTTGGAATGAATATTGTCCAGTTTCCTTTATTTCACCACACCCTGGTAATTGATATTCTACATTGTTGTTAGCTGTGTATCTTACAATAAATATAGATGTATATTTATGTGATTAATGGCAAAAATCAGATATTGCACAAT contains:
- the LOC104000825 gene encoding uncharacterized protein LOC104000825 isoform X2, encoding MEGEAASRPPRPFMGVKARRGASFRRDVKGDYLDVPSDPFLSAILSKQGDETLLFADKVLKCTGTGKMKRCILMITGSAIYLVDPDADVLKRRIMLASIDKICLSKLSDNFFAVIVPSEYDCLMASTRKTEIVTVLVEASKIRSEYEIGVVFSNRL
- the LOC104000825 gene encoding uncharacterized protein LOC104000825 isoform X1 — its product is MEGEAASRPPRPFMGVKARRGASFRRDVKGDYLDVPSDPFLSAILSKQGDETLLFADKVLKCTGTGKMKRCILMITGSAIYLVDPDADVLKRRIMLASIDKICLSKLSDNFFAVIVPSEYDCLMASTRKTEIVTVLVEASKIRSEYEIGVVFSNRFEYRAAADMVKEVRFAEVDGGIKTRIVKKYR
- the LOC135650880 gene encoding NDR1/HIN1-like protein 6, which codes for MAEEKPTSKPALQRPPGYRDPAAAAPGVPRPPPRRQPLPPSFRRPGKPLPRHRRPRRSCCCRICCWASAVALVAAALFAVATALAYLWFQPHLPSFRLAYLNATQLRVAARPDGTFLDVATHFGILATNPNGRLVLEYGDGEARIAVADDDGDVAVGTAGIAGFEQGRRNRTLVRFASAVKGVAVDEVAGARIRAGFRSKEVRFLVEVRTRLGVRVGGKNTGKVPIRVGCDPVSLKQGVSGGTLPKCRFYFLRWINLR